Proteins encoded within one genomic window of Acidovorax sp. 107:
- a CDS encoding D-2-hydroxyacid dehydrogenase family protein codes for MNIVILDDYQDAVRKLHCASRLDTYTAKVYTNTVKGLGQLSVRLKDADIIVLIRERTQITRQLVEKLPRLKLIAQTGKIGSHIDVTACTERGIAVAEGVGSPVAPAELTWALVMASMRRLPQYISNLKHGAWQQSGLKTASMPANFGLGSVLRGKTLGIWGYGRIGQLVAGYGRAFGMNVRVWGREASRAQALTDGYQAAATREEFFSQCDVISLHLRLNDETRGIISLEDLSCMKPTSLLVNTSRAELIEPDALIAALNRGRPGMAAVDVFESEPILQGHALLRLENCICTPHIGYVEQDSYELYFGAAFDNVVNFIKGTPTNIVNPGSLQVRR; via the coding sequence ATGAATATTGTGATCCTCGACGATTACCAGGATGCAGTGCGCAAACTGCACTGCGCCTCCCGGCTCGACACGTACACCGCCAAGGTTTACACCAACACGGTCAAGGGGCTGGGGCAGCTCTCGGTGCGGCTCAAAGATGCCGACATCATTGTGCTGATCCGGGAACGAACCCAGATCACACGCCAATTGGTCGAAAAACTACCGCGGCTCAAGCTCATTGCCCAAACCGGCAAGATTGGCAGCCACATTGATGTGACTGCATGCACCGAGCGGGGTATTGCCGTGGCAGAAGGGGTTGGCTCCCCCGTAGCCCCTGCCGAGCTGACCTGGGCCCTGGTGATGGCCTCCATGCGCCGCCTGCCCCAGTACATCTCCAACCTCAAACATGGCGCGTGGCAGCAGTCCGGCCTCAAGACCGCGTCCATGCCCGCCAACTTCGGGCTCGGCAGCGTGTTGCGGGGGAAAACCCTGGGCATTTGGGGCTATGGTCGCATCGGGCAACTGGTAGCGGGTTACGGTCGTGCGTTTGGCATGAACGTACGCGTCTGGGGCCGCGAGGCTTCGCGGGCGCAGGCACTGACGGATGGCTACCAGGCCGCAGCCACGCGCGAAGAGTTCTTTTCGCAATGCGACGTGATCTCACTGCACTTGCGCCTGAACGACGAAACGCGCGGCATCATCTCGCTCGAAGACCTGTCATGCATGAAGCCCACTTCGCTGCTGGTGAACACGTCGCGTGCGGAGTTGATTGAACCCGACGCGCTGATCGCGGCACTCAATCGCGGCCGTCCTGGAATGGCGGCAGTGGATGTGTTCGAGAGCGAGCCAATCCTCCAAGGCCACGCCCTGCTGCGCCTGGAGAATTGCATCTGCACCCCACACATTGGCTACGTGGAGCAGGACAGCTACGAACTCTACTTTGGTGCAGCCTTCGACAACGTGGTGAATTTCATCAAGGGCACTCCGACCAACATCGTGAACCCCGGCTCACTGCAGGTCCGACGCTAG
- a CDS encoding branched-chain amino acid ABC transporter substrate-binding protein: MQLKLKLTVVAAIAAVAGMASAQEQVVKIGHVAPVSGAQAHYGKDNENGARMAIEELNAQGITIGGKKIKFELQAEDDAADPKQGTAAAQKLCDSKVAGVVGHLNSGTTIPASKVYNDCGIPMVTGAATNPNLTKPGYKTTFRIIANDNALGAGLAFYAVDTLKLKTVAIIDDRTAYGQGVADVFKKTAAAKGMKVVDEQFTTDKATDFMAILTAIKAKNPDAVFFGGMDPQAGPMLRQMEQLGMANVKYFGGDGVCTSEIAKLAAGAKTLANVICAEGGSSLAKMPGGTAWKAKYDAKYPNQFQVYSPYTYDATFLLVDAMKRANSVDPKVYVNELAKANFKGVTSTIAFEPNGEMKNPAITLYVYKDGKKTPL, from the coding sequence ATGCAATTGAAGTTGAAACTGACCGTGGTTGCTGCTATCGCGGCTGTTGCTGGTATGGCCTCTGCACAAGAGCAAGTGGTCAAGATCGGCCACGTGGCTCCGGTTTCCGGCGCCCAAGCCCACTACGGCAAGGACAACGAAAATGGCGCCCGCATGGCCATTGAAGAGCTGAACGCTCAGGGCATCACCATCGGTGGCAAGAAGATCAAGTTCGAGCTGCAAGCTGAAGATGACGCTGCCGATCCAAAGCAGGGCACTGCTGCCGCACAAAAGCTGTGCGACTCCAAGGTCGCTGGCGTTGTCGGCCACCTCAACTCCGGTACCACGATCCCCGCATCCAAGGTGTACAACGATTGCGGCATCCCGATGGTGACAGGCGCTGCGACCAACCCCAACCTGACCAAGCCTGGCTACAAGACCACGTTCCGTATCATCGCCAACGACAACGCCCTGGGCGCTGGTCTGGCGTTCTACGCTGTGGACACCCTGAAGCTCAAGACCGTTGCGATCATCGATGACCGTACCGCTTACGGCCAAGGCGTTGCCGACGTGTTCAAGAAGACTGCCGCAGCCAAGGGCATGAAGGTTGTGGACGAGCAGTTCACCACCGACAAGGCCACCGACTTCATGGCCATCTTGACCGCCATCAAGGCCAAGAACCCTGATGCCGTGTTCTTCGGCGGTATGGATCCTCAGGCTGGCCCCATGCTGCGTCAGATGGAGCAACTGGGCATGGCCAATGTCAAGTACTTCGGTGGCGACGGCGTCTGCACCTCCGAGATCGCCAAGCTGGCTGCTGGTGCCAAGACCCTGGCCAACGTGATCTGCGCTGAAGGCGGCTCTTCGCTGGCCAAGATGCCCGGCGGCACGGCCTGGAAGGCCAAGTACGATGCCAAGTACCCCAACCAGTTCCAAGTGTACAGCCCCTACACCTACGACGCCACGTTCCTGCTGGTCGACGCTATGAAGCGTGCCAACTCCGTAGATCCCAAGGTGTACGTGAACGAACTCGCCAAGGCCAACTTCAAGGGTGTGACCTCCACCATCGCCTTCGAACCCAATGGCGAAATGAAGAACCCTGCCATCACGCTGTACGTCTACAAGGACGGCAAGAAGACACCTCTGTAA
- a CDS encoding DNA polymerase III subunit chi: protein MTEVAFHFNAPDKLAYACRFARKVQRTGARLVIAAPADALQALDRMLWLMAPQDFVAHCHADADEELVQASPVLLAQDARLAPHHEVLLNLNAEVPEGFGRFDRLVEVVSAQDETDRAQARARWRHYASRGYAITRHDLVLKAG, encoded by the coding sequence ATGACCGAGGTGGCTTTTCACTTCAACGCGCCAGACAAGCTGGCCTATGCATGCCGTTTTGCGCGCAAGGTTCAGCGCACAGGGGCTCGTCTGGTCATCGCGGCGCCTGCGGATGCGCTTCAGGCGCTGGACCGCATGCTCTGGTTGATGGCCCCTCAGGACTTTGTGGCCCACTGCCACGCCGATGCCGACGAGGAGTTGGTTCAGGCGTCTCCGGTATTGCTGGCGCAGGATGCACGCCTGGCACCGCACCATGAAGTCCTCTTGAATCTCAATGCGGAAGTCCCGGAAGGTTTTGGCCGGTTTGACCGCCTGGTGGAAGTGGTGAGTGCCCAGGACGAAACCGACCGGGCCCAGGCGCGCGCGCGGTGGCGCCACTACGCCTCCCGGGGCTACGCCATCACCCGCCATGATCTGGTGTTGAAAGCAGGCTGA
- a CDS encoding leucyl aminopeptidase produces the protein MNFDLKTLELAAAASEKCDLLIVLLPEGFKPGKDALSALAALALKNGDLTTKAGKHLQLYQVPAVAARRVVLLGLGDGSARATRQALQSLGGAIKAPQTKRVVLCFAGEAPAAAVSAAVQAVADVSYVYTTTKTKVEARSLSRCVVGVPDAASARDGFDSGVALVAGVEFAREWGNRPANHATPSLLADAAKTLTKLPRIQCKVHGPAEVARLGMGAFMAVAKGSEEPLRFIELRYNGAAKDQAPVVLVGKGITFDTGGISIKPAPEMDEMKFDMCGAASVLGTFRALGELQPAINVVGLIPACENMPDGRAVKPGDVVTSMSGQTIEILNTDAEGRLVLCDALTYAARFKPAAVVDIATLTGACVIALGGVRSGLFANNDGLAESLQAAGEAAQDLCWRMPLDDDYADGLKSNFADMGNVAGRAGGSVTAAKFLQKFVGDMPWAHLDIAGTAWKGGAAKGSTGRPVGLLVHYVLEQSKAQVRQAKAPKSTSRIATKTAAGVAGKPAAKRSSSTKAA, from the coding sequence ATGAACTTTGATCTCAAGACCCTTGAACTTGCTGCGGCAGCTTCGGAGAAATGCGACCTGCTGATCGTCCTGCTGCCCGAGGGCTTCAAGCCCGGCAAGGATGCGCTGTCCGCGCTGGCGGCCTTGGCGCTCAAGAACGGAGATCTGACCACCAAGGCGGGCAAACACCTGCAGCTGTACCAAGTGCCCGCCGTTGCAGCCCGCCGCGTGGTGCTGTTGGGGCTGGGCGATGGTTCGGCGCGCGCAACGCGTCAGGCACTGCAGTCGTTGGGTGGCGCCATCAAGGCGCCGCAGACCAAGCGGGTGGTGCTGTGTTTCGCAGGCGAGGCCCCGGCTGCGGCCGTTAGCGCTGCCGTTCAGGCGGTGGCAGACGTGAGCTATGTGTACACCACCACCAAGACCAAGGTAGAGGCACGCAGCCTGAGCCGCTGTGTGGTGGGTGTGCCCGATGCGGCCAGCGCGCGTGACGGATTTGACAGCGGTGTGGCCTTGGTGGCTGGCGTGGAGTTTGCGCGGGAATGGGGCAACCGCCCTGCCAACCATGCCACCCCCAGCCTTCTGGCCGACGCGGCCAAAACCCTGACCAAGCTGCCACGCATCCAGTGCAAGGTGCATGGTCCGGCAGAGGTGGCACGTCTGGGCATGGGCGCCTTCATGGCGGTGGCAAAGGGCTCTGAAGAGCCACTGCGTTTCATCGAGCTGCGCTACAACGGCGCTGCCAAGGACCAGGCGCCGGTCGTGTTGGTAGGCAAGGGCATCACCTTTGACACCGGCGGCATCTCGATCAAGCCTGCGCCCGAGATGGACGAGATGAAGTTTGACATGTGCGGCGCAGCCAGCGTGCTGGGGACCTTCCGCGCGCTGGGCGAACTGCAGCCTGCCATCAATGTGGTGGGCCTGATCCCCGCGTGCGAGAACATGCCAGACGGGCGGGCCGTCAAGCCGGGCGACGTGGTCACCAGCATGAGCGGCCAGACCATCGAGATTCTGAACACCGACGCTGAAGGGCGCCTGGTGCTGTGCGATGCGTTGACCTATGCAGCGCGATTCAAGCCTGCCGCCGTGGTGGATATCGCCACACTGACGGGGGCCTGCGTGATCGCGCTGGGCGGCGTGCGCAGCGGCTTGTTTGCCAATAACGACGGCCTGGCGGAGTCCTTGCAGGCCGCCGGGGAGGCCGCGCAAGACCTCTGCTGGCGCATGCCGCTGGACGATGACTACGCAGACGGCCTCAAGAGCAACTTTGCCGACATGGGCAATGTGGCCGGCCGTGCGGGTGGTTCCGTCACTGCTGCGAAGTTCTTGCAAAAGTTCGTGGGCGATATGCCATGGGCGCACTTGGACATTGCGGGTACTGCCTGGAAGGGAGGTGCTGCCAAGGGGTCTACAGGGCGCCCGGTGGGCCTGCTGGTGCACTATGTGTTGGAACAGTCCAAGGCGCAGGTTCGTCAGGCCAAGGCTCCTAAATCTACGTCGCGCATCGCGACCAAGACGGCCGCCGGAGTGGCCGGTAAGCCCGCGGCCAAGCGGTCCTCCAGCACCAAGGCTGCGTGA
- the lptF gene encoding LPS export ABC transporter permease LptF, producing MLFDSSIRKELARSFGATLVVLVTVVMTMMLIRTLGQASKGSVSPSDVMLVMGFTVLGQLPTILSLSLFIAVVGTLSRMYRDSEMVIWFASGRGLISLVRPLLRFAWPVMVVIAVLSLLVWPWANSQIQELKTRYEQRSDIDRIAPGEFQESSNGSRVFFIDKDTPDTLAANNVFIAANDGKRESVTSARSARLETQGGERMALLSDGQRLETSRDKPGVKISEFSLYGTRIGSAPPGSAEEQAVKTRTTYDLMMQPLPAYRAELGWRLGLALAALNFVLLGLAVASVNPRAARSTSMVFALFAFIVYYNLMTLGQSWVGADRLGLTSFMVMLHGGMLAASLLVLAVRHNQWTVRRMGQSLRAGGQPT from the coding sequence ATGTTATTCGATTCATCCATCCGCAAGGAGCTGGCGCGCAGCTTCGGCGCGACCCTTGTGGTGCTGGTGACCGTGGTCATGACCATGATGCTCATCCGCACGCTGGGTCAGGCCTCCAAGGGCAGCGTCAGCCCGTCCGACGTGATGCTCGTCATGGGCTTCACCGTATTGGGGCAGTTGCCCACCATTCTCAGCCTCAGCCTGTTCATTGCGGTGGTCGGCACGCTGTCGCGCATGTACCGTGACAGCGAAATGGTGATCTGGTTCGCCAGCGGGCGCGGCCTGATCAGCCTGGTGCGACCGCTGCTGCGATTCGCCTGGCCGGTGATGGTGGTGATCGCCGTGCTGTCGCTGCTGGTGTGGCCGTGGGCCAACTCCCAGATCCAGGAACTCAAGACCCGCTACGAACAGCGCAGCGACATCGACCGCATCGCCCCGGGCGAGTTCCAGGAGTCGTCCAACGGGAGCCGGGTGTTCTTCATCGACAAGGACACCCCGGACACACTGGCCGCCAACAACGTCTTCATCGCTGCCAATGACGGTAAACGTGAATCCGTCACCTCCGCCCGCAGCGCCCGGCTGGAAACCCAGGGCGGCGAACGCATGGCCCTGCTCAGCGACGGCCAGCGCCTGGAGACTTCGCGTGACAAGCCCGGCGTGAAGATCAGCGAGTTCAGTCTGTACGGCACCCGCATCGGTAGCGCGCCCCCCGGGTCGGCAGAAGAACAAGCGGTGAAGACACGCACCACCTACGACCTCATGATGCAGCCGCTGCCGGCCTACCGCGCCGAGCTGGGATGGCGGCTGGGCCTGGCTCTGGCCGCCCTCAACTTTGTGCTGCTGGGCCTGGCCGTGGCGAGCGTCAACCCACGCGCGGCGCGCAGCACCAGCATGGTGTTTGCGCTGTTTGCCTTCATCGTCTACTACAACCTCATGACCCTGGGCCAGAGCTGGGTGGGTGCGGACCGGCTGGGCCTGACCAGCTTCATGGTGATGCTGCATGGCGGCATGCTGGCAGCCTCGCTGCTGGTGCTGGCGGTACGCCACAACCAGTGGACGGTGCGCCGCATGGGGCAGTCCCTGCGTGCCGGAGGGCAGCCCACATGA
- the lptG gene encoding LPS export ABC transporter permease LptG, translated as MKTIRRLIHREALGAVAFVTVGFLALFFFFDLVDELRWVGRAGADGYQLSHALLFVVLSIPSHLYELLPITVLIGTIFVMARLAQSSEFTIMRTSGMGPWRALRTLLTLGGVFVLLTFAVGDYLAPLTDRTAQLIKVRYLGRLTAGATGAWLKERQEDHSFAVNVRALTPNGGMLDVRIFEFDDKGRLASQTRAASGQFGPDGSWTLEKVQRSHFEQQNDKNEARVEHQESPSLQWPTKISADMVAASLLKPDRMATLDLFQFIRHLNANGQSAQKYEIEFWRKVFYPLSCLVMVVLALPFAYLHFRSGGIAGYVFGGVMAGISFFLLNNVFGYAGNLQNWSPWLTAAAPGLIYSLLSLAAFGWLVLRR; from the coding sequence ATGAAAACCATCCGACGCCTGATTCACCGAGAGGCGCTGGGCGCCGTCGCCTTTGTCACTGTGGGCTTTCTGGCCCTGTTCTTCTTCTTTGACCTGGTGGATGAACTGCGCTGGGTAGGCCGTGCGGGTGCCGATGGCTACCAGCTCTCGCACGCGCTGCTGTTCGTGGTGCTCAGCATCCCCAGTCACCTGTATGAACTACTGCCGATCACGGTACTGATCGGCACCATCTTCGTGATGGCGCGCCTGGCCCAAAGCTCGGAGTTCACCATCATGCGCACCAGCGGCATGGGCCCCTGGCGCGCGCTGCGCACCCTGCTCACGCTCGGCGGCGTCTTTGTGCTGCTGACCTTTGCTGTCGGTGACTACCTGGCCCCCTTGACCGACCGCACCGCGCAGCTCATCAAGGTGCGCTACCTGGGGCGGCTGACAGCGGGCGCCACGGGCGCATGGCTGAAAGAGCGACAGGAGGACCATTCGTTTGCCGTCAACGTGCGCGCACTCACCCCCAATGGCGGCATGCTGGACGTGCGCATCTTCGAGTTCGACGACAAGGGCCGCCTGGCTTCGCAGACGCGGGCAGCATCCGGGCAGTTCGGCCCAGATGGATCGTGGACCTTGGAGAAGGTGCAGCGCAGCCACTTTGAGCAGCAAAACGACAAGAACGAGGCCCGTGTGGAGCACCAGGAAAGCCCCTCCCTTCAGTGGCCGACCAAGATCAGCGCCGACATGGTGGCCGCGTCCCTGCTCAAGCCCGACCGCATGGCCACGCTGGACCTCTTTCAGTTCATCCGACACCTGAACGCCAATGGGCAGTCCGCCCAAAAGTACGAAATCGAGTTCTGGCGCAAGGTGTTCTACCCCTTGAGCTGCCTGGTGATGGTGGTGCTGGCGCTGCCTTTTGCATACCTGCATTTTCGCTCGGGCGGCATCGCGGGCTACGTGTTCGGCGGCGTGATGGCGGGCATCAGCTTCTTCCTGCTCAACAACGTTTTCGGCTATGCGGGCAACCTGCAAAACTGGTCACCATGGCTGACAGCGGCGGCGCCCGGCCTGATCTATTCCCTGCTCTCGCTGGCGGCGTTTGGCTGGCTGGTGCTGAGACGCTGA
- a CDS encoding sirohydrochlorin chelatase — MTQAIVLFAHGSRDPLWRAPMEAVATRIAAQSPDRRVSCAYLELCEPSLPEAVRQLVADGATAVTVVPMFLGTGKHAREDLPLLVQELRTTHPGAQFHVQAAIGEDPRMTALMAEIACESPPA, encoded by the coding sequence ATGACCCAAGCCATCGTCCTGTTTGCCCACGGGTCCCGCGACCCCCTGTGGCGCGCCCCCATGGAGGCAGTCGCAACGCGCATCGCAGCGCAGAGCCCGGACCGCAGGGTCAGCTGTGCCTACCTGGAACTGTGTGAGCCATCCCTGCCGGAGGCCGTCCGGCAACTGGTGGCCGATGGGGCCACCGCCGTGACGGTGGTGCCCATGTTCCTAGGCACCGGCAAACATGCCCGGGAGGATTTGCCCTTGCTGGTGCAGGAGCTGCGCACCACCCACCCAGGCGCGCAGTTTCATGTGCAAGCCGCCATTGGTGAGGACCCACGCATGACGGCCTTGATGGCAGAGATCGCCTGCGAAAGCCCGCCAGCCTGA
- a CDS encoding CysB family HTH-type transcriptional regulator: MNLHQFRFVQEAARRNLNLTEAAKALHTSQPGVSKAIIELEEELGVDIFARHGKRLKRITEPGQHVLKSIEVIMREVGNLKRIGEQFSAQDSGTLSIATTHTQARYVLPVPVARLREAYPKVNVSLHQATPHEVARMIIDEVAEIGMATESLADYPELVTLPCYEWQHVLVVPNDHPLAQKERIGLDDLAHEALITYHPSFTGRGKIDHAFAARKLTPRIVLEAIDSDVIKTYVRLGLGIGIVAEMAMRDDPVGDLAVRPVGHLFGQSVARVAFKRGAYLRNFVYKFAELLSDRLSRELIARAMTGHVNDYEL; encoded by the coding sequence ATGAATCTGCACCAATTCCGCTTCGTTCAAGAGGCTGCGCGTCGCAACCTCAACCTGACCGAGGCCGCCAAGGCCCTGCATACTTCGCAGCCGGGCGTTTCCAAGGCCATCATCGAGCTGGAAGAAGAACTGGGCGTGGACATCTTTGCCCGCCACGGCAAGCGCCTCAAGCGCATCACCGAGCCCGGCCAGCACGTGCTCAAGAGCATCGAAGTCATCATGCGCGAGGTGGGTAACCTCAAGCGCATTGGCGAGCAATTCAGCGCGCAAGACAGCGGCACCCTCAGCATCGCCACCACCCACACCCAGGCGCGCTACGTGCTGCCGGTGCCCGTGGCGCGGCTGCGCGAGGCCTACCCCAAGGTCAACGTGAGCCTGCACCAGGCCACGCCCCACGAAGTGGCCCGCATGATCATCGACGAGGTGGCCGAGATCGGCATGGCCACCGAATCCCTGGCCGACTACCCCGAACTCGTCACCCTGCCCTGCTACGAATGGCAGCACGTGCTGGTCGTGCCCAACGACCACCCGCTGGCGCAAAAGGAGCGCATTGGACTGGACGACCTGGCCCATGAGGCACTAATCACCTATCACCCCTCCTTCACCGGCCGGGGCAAGATCGACCACGCCTTTGCGGCGCGCAAACTCACGCCCCGCATCGTGCTCGAAGCCATCGACTCCGATGTGATCAAAACCTATGTGCGCCTGGGCCTGGGCATCGGCATCGTGGCCGAGATGGCCATGCGCGACGACCCGGTGGGTGACCTCGCTGTGCGCCCCGTGGGCCACCTGTTCGGCCAGAGCGTGGCGCGCGTGGCCTTCAAGCGCGGCGCCTACCTGCGCAATTTTGTCTACAAGTTTGCCGAGCTGCTCAGCGACCGATTGAGCCGTGAACTCATCGCCCGCGCCATGACGGGCCATGTCAACGACTACGAACTCTGA
- a CDS encoding pyridoxal phosphate-dependent aminotransferase, which produces MTSTTARTPAFPSKLPNVGTTIFTVMSALATEHKAVNLGQGFPDFECAPELVNAVTAAMQAGHNQYPPMPGVPALREAVAHKIEALHDRAYHPNTEITITAGATQAIITAILAIVHPGDEVIVLDPCYDSYVPNIELAGGKAVRVPLTPGTFRPDFARISAAITPRTRAILINSPHNPSATIWTAEEMRQLEDLLAPTDILLISDEVYEHMVFDGAEHQSAARFAGLAARAFIVSSFGKTFHVTGWKVGTVAAPAALTAEFRKVHQFNVFTVNTPMQHGLAAYLHDPKPYLQLPAFYQAKRDLFRQGLEGSRFKLLPSTGSYFQCVDISAISDLNEADFCQWLTREVGVAAIPLSAFYGDGFDQRVVRFCFAKKDETLRAALERLRKL; this is translated from the coding sequence ATGACATCCACCACCGCCCGCACCCCCGCTTTCCCCAGCAAGCTGCCCAACGTCGGCACCACCATCTTCACCGTGATGTCCGCCCTGGCCACCGAGCACAAGGCCGTCAACCTGGGCCAGGGCTTCCCCGACTTTGAATGCGCGCCCGAGCTGGTGAACGCCGTCACTGCCGCCATGCAGGCCGGGCACAACCAGTACCCGCCCATGCCTGGCGTGCCCGCCCTGCGCGAAGCCGTGGCCCACAAGATCGAGGCGTTGCACGACCGGGCCTACCACCCCAACACCGAAATCACCATCACCGCGGGCGCCACGCAGGCCATCATCACCGCCATCCTGGCCATCGTGCACCCCGGCGACGAGGTGATCGTGCTCGACCCCTGCTACGACAGCTATGTACCCAACATCGAGCTGGCCGGTGGCAAGGCCGTGCGCGTGCCACTCACGCCCGGCACCTTCCGGCCCGACTTCGCCAGGATCAGCGCGGCCATCACGCCCCGCACCCGCGCCATCCTCATCAACAGCCCGCACAACCCCAGCGCCACCATCTGGACGGCCGAGGAAATGCGCCAGCTCGAAGACCTGCTCGCCCCCACCGACATCCTGCTCATCAGCGACGAGGTGTACGAGCACATGGTGTTCGACGGCGCCGAGCACCAGAGCGCCGCACGTTTTGCAGGCCTGGCCGCCCGTGCCTTCATCGTGTCGAGCTTTGGCAAGACCTTCCACGTCACCGGCTGGAAGGTCGGCACCGTGGCGGCCCCTGCCGCCCTGACGGCCGAGTTCCGCAAGGTGCACCAGTTCAATGTGTTCACCGTCAACACGCCCATGCAGCACGGCCTGGCGGCCTACCTCCACGATCCCAAGCCTTACCTGCAACTGCCGGCCTTCTACCAGGCCAAACGCGACCTGTTCCGTCAGGGGCTAGAGGGCTCACGCTTCAAGCTGCTGCCCAGCACCGGCAGCTACTTCCAGTGCGTGGACATCTCAGCGATCAGCGACTTGAACGAGGCCGATTTCTGCCAGTGGCTCACCCGCGAAGTGGGCGTGGCCGCGATTCCGTTGTCGGCGTTTTATGGCGATGGGTTTGACCAGCGTGTGGTGCGGTTCTGCTTCGCCAAGAAGGACGAGACGCTGCGCGCCGCGCTGGAACGGCTGCGCAAGCTGTGA
- a CDS encoding DMT family transporter translates to MTQATSLRPSASSPLDSLVPLLFVALWSTGFIGAKLGLPYVEPLTFLGLRFAIVTVLMLAVVAVVRAPWPPTGRAWGHIAVSGLLVHGVYLGGVFMAIGHGLPSGITALVVGLQPLLTALVAGALLGEKVRPAQWAGLALGFTGVALVVAGKVATVPAGALLGMLLPAVVALLGITAGTLYQKRFCPSFDLRTGSVIQYLPCAVAMAAVAYATESMAISWTGEFVFALGWLVLVLSLGAVSLLNLLIRRGGAVNVASLFYLTPPTTALIAWAMFGETLSGWALAGMGLAAAGVWLARQTR, encoded by the coding sequence ATGACCCAGGCCACATCGCTCCGTCCCAGCGCTTCCAGTCCGCTCGATTCCCTTGTCCCTCTGCTGTTTGTGGCGCTCTGGAGCACCGGCTTTATCGGCGCCAAGCTGGGTCTGCCGTATGTGGAGCCGCTGACCTTTCTCGGGCTGCGCTTTGCCATCGTCACCGTGCTCATGCTGGCTGTGGTGGCGGTGGTGCGTGCGCCCTGGCCACCGACGGGCAGGGCCTGGGGTCACATCGCGGTGTCGGGCCTGCTGGTGCATGGCGTTTACCTGGGCGGGGTGTTCATGGCGATTGGGCACGGGCTGCCGTCGGGCATCACAGCGCTGGTGGTGGGCTTGCAGCCGCTGCTGACAGCCCTGGTGGCCGGGGCTTTGCTGGGTGAGAAGGTGCGGCCTGCCCAATGGGCGGGCCTGGCCCTGGGCTTTACCGGCGTCGCGCTGGTGGTGGCCGGCAAGGTGGCTACCGTGCCGGCGGGTGCTTTGCTGGGCATGCTGCTGCCAGCGGTGGTTGCGCTGCTGGGCATCACGGCGGGCACGCTGTACCAAAAGCGGTTTTGCCCCTCGTTCGATTTGCGCACGGGTTCGGTCATCCAGTACCTGCCCTGTGCGGTGGCTATGGCTGCCGTCGCCTACGCCACCGAATCCATGGCCATATCGTGGACCGGCGAGTTTGTGTTTGCGCTGGGCTGGCTGGTGCTGGTGTTGTCACTGGGCGCGGTGAGCCTGCTGAACTTGCTCATTCGCCGGGGCGGCGCGGTGAACGTGGCCAGCCTGTTTTACCTGACCCCGCCCACCACGGCGCTGATCGCCTGGGCCATGTTTGGCGAGACGCTCAGCGGCTGGGCACTGGCGGGTATGGGGTTGGCGGCTGCGGGTGTGTGGCTGGCGCGGCAGACGCGTTAG
- the kdpF gene encoding K(+)-transporting ATPase subunit F, with amino-acid sequence MTSGWMILAAVLAAGLLVYLVAVLLRPEDFS; translated from the coding sequence ATGACCAGCGGCTGGATGATTCTGGCGGCCGTGCTGGCTGCAGGCCTCTTGGTGTACTTGGTCGCGGTGCTGCTGCGGCCAGAGGACTTTTCATGA